The genomic interval aaaaaaaaaaaaaaaaaaaaaaaaaaaaacaggcagaaaaagtacaaaacataataaattctcataaaagtttaaaaaaatatgttaatcaCGTATCTGTAAAATGACATCataaacaacatatttcatGAATGGTACAAGGCACAAAGTCGTACAGAGAATGCATGCTCCGCTATGGTGTTTATATACACGGCATTGTGCATCTTGGCCTCATGAGGGCAGCATAGGTTCACTGTGGCCTTTGGGAGGAACCTCTACTTTGTGCAATTTGGTGATTTCCAAGAGATTTCTATGGGATGCCATGTTCCTTACATCTgacaatatattttgaaaagtacaaCAAACAAAGTTTACTTATCCTTAAAGTACACATGCTATCAGGAAAAAGCCACcataaatgaattattaaaaatgttaacatttatacatttattgttCATAACAGTTGTTTAATTATGGCTGTGTATTGTTTTCAaagacacctcaaaacagtaatTATAACTTCAATATCCAACTGATTCAAACTTGGAGCCCTTCAATCATGAAAATTTTCCAGTCTTGTAAGATACATGATAGTAATTTCTGAGTGACAATTAACAagaagtttaaaacaaaaaaatgtcacaccagATTAACATCATCGGTCTCTGCCTGCCAAACCTCTAAGCCTCACCTTGctgtgtctccctctctccttcatcACGCTCAACCTCTCCACGGATTTCCTCATAGCCTCTAGCTGTCCGAAACCCAGACagcctcctccttctcttcacTAGCACTGCCACTATGATCACCAGCACTATCATACCTATCACTCCAAAGGCCACCCTGCCTTTTCACCACCAGACAACTCACTCAGTTTTGGGTTAATCTTCCGTACAATGTCGTTGATTTCCTCTGGTTTGGCCAGCTTCCACGCCTTAGTCTGCCCCACTCTGACCCAGCTCTTTTCTCCTTCAGTCATCACCATAACTGTGTTTGTGGCTTGCATGCTGACAAGTGGAGGTTTGGTGAATGGAGGTAGATGGATCGGAAGCAGCTGTCCACCTGTGAACAGTCCTGAGTGGACACAGTAAAGAATTTCACAGCCGTCGCTCACTGTAGCGAGGTGGTGCTGGCTGAACGTGGGAAGGCAGCGACGCTGAGATGCTGCCAGCGGGTTGGTTGACTGACAACTGAAGAGACCTCCGAATGGCACTGAGAACCTGGTGCCAAGTTCATAGTCGTTGCTGACACAGATCATTTGGCCATCTGAGAGAAACTTGAGTGGAATGAAGTTTGGGGGGCAGCTTTTGGCGTTGGTGAGGGGGTTCAGGAGAGAGGGGCTGTATATGCCTCCAAACAGATAGCCTGAGTTTTCAGGGGCCTCTCCGTTTACAGAGCACCAGTAGGTGTCGATGCGAGCAGAGCGAACATGGTAGTTGTCCTGACATACTTGACGATGGCAATGCGATAGGCCCAAAAACCCACACGAATAGCGTTGGTCATGGCAATCGTAGGAAGTGTAACCCTGCTGCCTCAATTCTGATCTGAGTAACGTGGCAGAGTAAGGTGAACGACAGGAGAAGTCGCCTGTGTCGGGGTTTTTCTGGGCCAGGGCGTCACATAGCGGACCTGCGTCTGGGCTGCGAGGAGTACACGCTTGATAGACACCACCAAAACTGAGGTTTGTAGCAGGACCCTCACAGGATGAATCATCAATGTTGGCTTGGAAGTTAAAGTTCTTGGAGTAGACGTCGACACATCCAGGCCGTGTGTTGACCCTGTAGAATCGCTCTATGGCCTTATTCACTGATTCAGCCACTTTGCCAATGGTAGGCTGTGGCAGATCAGGGAAGGTGTTGGTGTTTATAAAG from Plectropomus leopardus isolate mb chromosome 6, YSFRI_Pleo_2.0, whole genome shotgun sequence carries:
- the mpeg1.1 gene encoding LOW QUALITY PROTEIN: macrophage expressed 1, tandem duplicate 1 (The sequence of the model RefSeq protein was modified relative to this genomic sequence to represent the inferred CDS: inserted 1 base in 1 codon), whose translation is MKATVTLLALSLLHVCSSVPISHPTNGLRQCRASTNLSLTALEVLPGGGWDNLRNMDMGRVMNLSYFQCQTTEDGLYLIPDEVFVIPHKETGVETNSEIISSWLEQKSSTSHTINADVSFLSVLNGKFSTENKRMKTHQVKDSSTTTRVQVRNFIYTVKAYPDFTLDTRFAQQAKEIADAIENNQTRNADYLSEKMVLDYGTHVITSVDAGASLVQEDYLRSQYVSDSVSDSSTVKAQAGLNFFDKLKFDISSEDTHQSSSLKTYQSNITYSLIQSHGGGIPFYPGITLQKWQENIRNNLVAIDRSGFPLHFFINTNTFPDLPQPTIGKVAESVNKAIERFYRVNTRPGCVDVYSKNFNFQANIDDSSCEGPATNLSFGGVYQACTPRSPDAGPLCDALAQKNPDTGDFSCRSPYSATLLRSELRQQGYTSYDCHDQRYSCGFLGLSHCHRQVCQDNYHVRSARIDTYWCSVNGEAPENSGYLFGGIYSPSLLNPLTNAKSCPPNFIPLKFLSDGQMICVSNDYELGTRFSVPFGGLFSCQSTNPLAASQRRCLPTFSQHHLATVSDGCEILYCVHSGLFTGGQLLPIHLPPFTKPPLVSMQATNTVMVMTEGEKSWVRVGQTKAWKLAKPEEINDIVRKINPKLSELSGGEKAGXAFGVIGMIVLVIIVAVLVKRRRRLSGFRTARGYEEIRGEVERDEGERETQQGEA